A genomic window from Kineosporia sp. NBRC 101731 includes:
- the mihF gene encoding integration host factor, actinobacterial type: MALPPLTPEQRAAALVKAAEARRARAEIKNRLKYSQGSLGEVIKEGQENEVIGKMKVSALLEALPGVGKVRARQIMEEIGISESRRVRGLGSNQIAALIKRFGS, translated from the coding sequence GTGGCTCTGCCCCCCCTGACTCCCGAGCAGCGGGCCGCCGCCCTGGTGAAGGCGGCCGAGGCTCGGCGTGCTCGTGCCGAGATCAAGAACAGGCTCAAGTACTCGCAGGGCTCACTCGGGGAAGTGATCAAAGAGGGGCAGGAGAACGAGGTGATCGGCAAGATGAAGGTGTCGGCGCTTCTCGAGGCTCTGCCCGGTGTGGGCAAGGTGCGTGCCCGTCAGATCATGGAAGAGATCGGCATCTCCGAGTCCCGGCGTGTGCGTGGTCTCGGCTCCAACCAGATCGCTGCGCTGATCAAGCGCTTCGGGAGCTGA
- a CDS encoding bifunctional phosphopantothenoylcysteine decarboxylase/phosphopantothenate synthase, which translates to MKIVLGVGGGIAAYKACLLLRLFKEAGHDVRVVPTQAALTFVGAPTWAALSGHPVSASVWDDVHEVPHVRIGQQADLVVVAPTTADLLAKAAHGLADDLLTNVLLTARCPVLLAPAMHTEMWTHPATVANVATLRERGVTVVEPASGRLTGADTGPGRLPEPEDLFAAALALLESGESGQRSREGARPAEERTRGRRSDHALAGRHVVVSAGGTREPLDPVRFLGNRSSGRQGVALAKAALERGARVTLVAGPIEVPAPDGADVVRVESALQMREAMTVAAQDADVVVMAAAVADFRPSEVAEHKIKKSADADDAPVVTLVRNPDILAGLVASRRAGQVVVGFAAETGDETGSALDHATAKLAKKGCDLLVLNDVAAGKVFGKDDTEVTLLSADGTVTSVPAGTKETVAGAIWEAVVPLLAP; encoded by the coding sequence CTGAAGATCGTTCTCGGCGTAGGTGGCGGTATCGCCGCCTACAAGGCCTGCCTCCTGCTGCGCCTGTTCAAGGAGGCCGGTCACGACGTCCGGGTGGTTCCCACCCAGGCGGCGCTGACCTTTGTCGGGGCTCCGACCTGGGCGGCCCTCTCCGGGCACCCGGTCTCGGCCTCGGTGTGGGACGACGTCCACGAGGTGCCGCACGTCCGGATCGGCCAGCAGGCCGACCTGGTCGTGGTGGCTCCCACCACCGCCGACCTCCTGGCCAAGGCCGCTCACGGTCTGGCCGACGACCTGCTCACGAACGTTCTGCTCACTGCGCGATGTCCGGTGCTGCTCGCCCCGGCGATGCACACCGAGATGTGGACGCACCCGGCCACCGTCGCCAACGTCGCTACCCTGCGCGAGCGTGGTGTGACCGTGGTGGAACCCGCCAGCGGCCGTCTCACCGGTGCCGACACCGGCCCGGGTCGGTTGCCCGAGCCGGAAGACCTCTTCGCCGCCGCCCTGGCCCTGCTGGAGAGCGGGGAGAGCGGTCAGCGCAGCCGTGAAGGTGCCCGACCCGCTGAGGAGCGCACCCGCGGCCGGCGTTCCGATCATGCTCTCGCCGGCCGTCACGTGGTGGTCTCGGCCGGCGGCACCCGCGAGCCCCTCGACCCGGTGCGGTTCCTCGGTAACCGTTCGTCCGGCCGCCAGGGGGTGGCCCTGGCGAAGGCCGCCCTCGAACGGGGCGCCCGGGTGACCCTGGTCGCCGGCCCGATCGAGGTGCCTGCCCCCGACGGCGCCGACGTGGTGCGCGTGGAGAGCGCGCTGCAGATGCGCGAGGCGATGACCGTCGCCGCCCAGGACGCCGACGTGGTCGTGATGGCCGCGGCCGTGGCCGACTTCCGTCCGTCCGAGGTGGCCGAGCACAAGATCAAGAAAAGTGCGGATGCGGACGACGCGCCGGTGGTGACCCTCGTCCGCAATCCCGACATCCTCGCCGGGCTCGTGGCGTCCCGCCGGGCCGGTCAGGTGGTGGTCGGATTCGCCGCCGAGACCGGTGACGAGACCGGGAGCGCGCTCGACCACGCCACTGCCAAACTGGCCAAAAAGGGCTGTGACCTGCTGGTATTGAACGATGTCGCGGCCGGGAAGGTGTTCGGCAAGGACGACACCGAGGTGACGTTACTGTCCGCGGACGGCACTGTGACTTCCGTTCCGGCGGGTACCAAGGAGACGGTGGCCGGAGCGATCTGGGAAGCCGTCGTCCCCCTGCTCGCCCCGTAG
- the rpoZ gene encoding DNA-directed RNA polymerase subunit omega — protein sequence MSGTVASPEGITNPPIDDLLSTVDSKYSLVIFAAKRARQINAYYSQLGEGLLEYVGPLVETHVQEKPLSVAMREINEGLLTAEKHD from the coding sequence GTGTCCGGAACTGTTGCCAGCCCCGAAGGCATCACCAACCCGCCGATCGACGACCTGCTGTCGACGGTGGACTCGAAGTACTCGCTGGTCATTTTCGCCGCCAAGCGCGCGCGTCAGATCAACGCGTACTACTCGCAGCTGGGCGAGGGCCTGCTGGAGTACGTCGGCCCGCTGGTCGAGACGCACGTGCAGGAGAAGCCCCTCTCCGTCGCCATGCGGGAGATCAACGAGGGCCTGCTGACCGCCGAGAAGCACGACTGA
- the gmk gene encoding guanylate kinase, translating to MGTERQNPSGGGEVRPGRLTVLAGPTAVGKGTVAADIRRRYEQIWLSVSVTTRPPRPGEVDGVHYFFVDDAKFDELIATDQLLEWAVVHGRHRYGTPRAAVEQVLSQGRPALLEIDLQGARQVRENMASAFFVFLKPPSLDELVRRLVGRGTEDSEERARRLRTAEVEMAAESEFDISIVNDDVLRATNELVSWMGLTPTDSPVSRVDSHH from the coding sequence ATCGGGACGGAGCGGCAGAACCCGTCGGGGGGCGGGGAGGTTCGGCCAGGACGGCTGACAGTACTGGCAGGGCCCACGGCGGTGGGGAAGGGAACGGTCGCGGCCGATATCCGCCGCCGCTATGAGCAGATCTGGCTCTCCGTCTCGGTCACCACCCGGCCCCCGAGGCCGGGAGAGGTTGACGGCGTCCACTACTTCTTCGTGGACGACGCCAAGTTCGACGAGCTGATCGCGACCGATCAGCTCCTGGAGTGGGCGGTGGTGCACGGCCGGCATCGGTACGGCACCCCGCGCGCCGCGGTCGAGCAGGTTCTCTCGCAGGGCCGTCCGGCCCTGCTGGAGATCGACCTGCAGGGCGCCCGGCAGGTTCGCGAGAACATGGCCTCCGCGTTCTTCGTCTTCCTCAAGCCGCCCAGCCTGGACGAACTCGTCCGCCGGCTGGTCGGGAGAGGCACCGAAGACAGTGAGGAGCGCGCACGGAGGCTGCGCACGGCGGAGGTCGAGATGGCCGCCGAGTCAGAGTTCGACATCAGCATCGTGAACGACGATGTCCTGCGCGCCACGAACGAGCTCGTATCATGGATGGGTCTGACCCCGACCGACAGCCCGGTCAGCAGGGTCGATTCGCACCACTGA
- a CDS encoding roadblock/LC7 domain-containing protein, which yields MTQNSAMGGLDWLVEDLLRRLPGADRAIVLSSDGLLIGRSSNLNRDDGEHLAAVASGFQSLARGTGRHFGGGGVRQTVVEMDNYFLVVTAAGQGACLALLADVNADMGMVAYEMNLLVKQVGTYLSSQPREDASPGAGPRP from the coding sequence ATGACGCAGAACAGCGCGATGGGTGGCCTGGACTGGCTGGTGGAGGATCTGCTCCGCCGGCTCCCGGGCGCGGACCGGGCGATCGTTCTCTCGTCCGACGGCCTGCTCATCGGCCGGTCCAGCAACCTCAACCGTGATGACGGCGAGCACCTGGCCGCGGTCGCCTCCGGCTTCCAGAGCCTGGCCCGCGGTACCGGTCGCCACTTCGGCGGCGGCGGGGTGCGGCAGACGGTCGTCGAGATGGACAACTATTTCCTGGTCGTCACGGCGGCCGGTCAGGGCGCGTGTCTTGCGCTCCTGGCCGACGTCAACGCCGACATGGGCATGGTCGCCTACGAGATGAACCTGCTGGTCAAACAGGTCGGTACCTACCTCAGCTCGCAGCCTCGGGAGGATGCGTCGCCCGGGGCGGGACCGAGGCCGTGA
- a CDS encoding ATP/GTP-binding protein yields the protein MAYADSDPNQRPGVRATAVKLLIAGGFGVGKTTMVGTISEIPPLRTEELITELSRGVDDLSGVEQKKTTTVALDFGRITISPELVLYLFGTPGQDRFWFMWDELAEGAIGAVVLADTRRLESCFPAVDFFERRGIPFVVGVNCFDGDEQYNPDEVRVALDLDDRVPVVLADVRQRASCKELLVTLAEHAISMATAAPA from the coding sequence ATGGCATACGCCGACTCTGACCCGAACCAGCGGCCCGGGGTGCGCGCGACAGCGGTGAAGCTGCTGATCGCGGGTGGCTTCGGGGTCGGGAAGACCACCATGGTCGGCACGATCAGCGAGATCCCGCCGCTGCGTACCGAGGAGCTCATCACCGAGCTCAGCCGCGGTGTCGACGACCTCTCCGGCGTCGAGCAGAAGAAGACCACCACGGTGGCTCTCGACTTCGGCCGCATCACGATCAGCCCCGAACTGGTGCTGTACCTCTTCGGCACGCCCGGCCAGGACCGATTCTGGTTCATGTGGGACGAGCTGGCCGAGGGCGCGATCGGCGCCGTCGTGCTGGCCGACACCCGTCGGCTGGAGAGCTGTTTCCCGGCCGTCGACTTCTTCGAGCGCCGGGGCATTCCGTTCGTCGTCGGCGTGAACTGCTTCGACGGGGACGAGCAGTACAACCCCGACGAGGTGCGCGTCGCCCTCGACCTCGACGACCGTGTGCCGGTCGTGCTGGCCGACGTGCGTCAGCGGGCCTCGTGCAAGGAGCTGCTGGTCACCCTGGCCGAGCACGCCATCAGCATGGCCACCGCGGCCCCGGCCTGA
- a CDS encoding DUF742 domain-containing protein, giving the protein MTPSDQHWFDEEAGPLVRPYALTRGRTTSKQRDLAMITLVVALQRVTPQLADDLEPEGLQIITMCQHPKSIAEVSADLGLPLSVVKILIGDLIDRQLLMFRSAVTPDINVLQAVINGIRRL; this is encoded by the coding sequence GTGACCCCGTCGGATCAGCACTGGTTCGACGAGGAGGCCGGGCCGCTGGTCCGGCCGTACGCGCTGACCCGTGGGCGCACCACCAGCAAGCAGCGCGATCTCGCGATGATCACGCTGGTGGTGGCCCTGCAGCGGGTGACCCCCCAGCTGGCCGATGATCTGGAACCCGAAGGGCTCCAGATCATCACCATGTGCCAGCACCCCAAGTCCATCGCAGAGGTTTCCGCCGATCTGGGCCTGCCGCTCAGCGTCGTGAAAATCCTCATCGGTGACCTCATCGACCGGCAGCTGCTGATGTTCCGGTCGGCCGTCACCCCCGACATCAACGTCCTTCAGGCGGTTATCAATGGCATACGCCGACTCTGA